The Mycolicibacterium aromaticivorans JS19b1 = JCM 16368 DNA segment GGAACGCTGACGAATTACGTTGGCGGTCAGGCCATCTACTGCACCGGAAATAGCGCGCACCGCGTGTGGATTCCCGAGCGATAACAGCGGACATGCACAGGGATCGCTACGTTTCACGTCCAATGGTGGGCAACACCGCCGGTGGGAGGTTTGCAGGTGAGTGAACCTGAGTCGGTGCCCGATCGGCCTGAGGAAATTGGCGGCTACCGCATCGACCGCGTTTTGGGTCGAGGCGGTATGAGCGTGGTCTATCTAGGCTGGCATCCGACGTTCGGTCAGTGGGCGGCGCTCAAGGTGCTCCCCCAGGCGCTGGCTGGTAATCCCGCGGTTCGCGCTCGCTTCGAGCAGGAGGGTGAGACTACTGCTCGGCTGGCGCATCCGAACGTCGTGGCGATTTACGCGCGCGGCGAGACGCAGGACGGTCAGTTGTGGATTGCGATGCAGTACGTCGAGGGCACCACTGCCGAGGCCGCGGTCCAGGACGGTGCCATGACCCCTGCCCGTGCCCTGGGAGTGATCAGCGAGGTGGCCGAGGTCCTGGATTACGCCCACAGGTGCGGGGTTGTTCATCAGGACGTCAAGCCGTCCAACATCTTGCTCGGTGAGCGTTCCGACGGCCGCGAGAGGATTGTGCTGGCCGACTTCGGAGCAGCCGTGATCCTGTCGACGACGGCTGAGCGCGAGCCTGGCGGCGCGCTCGTGGCGAGTTTTGCCTACACCGCACCGGAAGTGATTACCGGTGAGACCGCGATCGACGGGCGCGCCGATGTGTATTCCTTGGCGTGCACGTTCTTTCGGCTCGTGACCGGCTCGGTCCCGTTTCCTGGGCATTCCACGGCCGCGGCCATGGCCAACGCCCATGTGGAGCAGGCCGCCCCGCCGATATCAGAGCTCGCGCCCTGGGCCCCTGCGGCCCTCGACGAGGTGGTGTCCAAGGCGCTGGCCAAACGTCCCGAGGATCGCTACGCCACAGCCGGTGAGTTCGCGGCGGCGGCTACGCGAGCGTTGAGCCCCTCCCCCCGTCCATCACCGACTCCCCCGACTCTGCCCCCGCGTGTCTCAGTGACACCGGCCCCATTCAGCAGTCCGGTTCGCCGGGTGTCCAGGCGGTCGATGATCGTGGCCGGCGCGGCGGTGGCTGTTCTCCTCGCAGCGGTACTGGTCTGGCTGACCGTGTCCGGCTCCGACGACGACGTGGTGGCGGCGGGGCCTGCCCCGACGACGCGCACCTCAGCGCCGCCACCGCGGAAGATCGTGCTGCCCAATGGATATCTACCCGGAGTGTGTACCCCGGGTGAACCCACCGACCCTGGCACCGAGGTCATCATGAGCTGCGGGCCTAACCAAGATCCTGGCGGCCCGATCTCAGGGACGTATTCGTTGGCGCGCGACGCATCAGCACTGCAGGCGACGCTGGCGCGGGTCATCGCCACCGCAACAACCGTCGTGTGTCCGGGCAACATGCAGTCCCCTGGGCCGTGGCGTCGACTCGCCGATCCTGCCACGCCGAAAGGCACACTCTTTTGCGGCATCGCCGCCGATGGACGGCCGCTGATCGCCTGGACGTTTGACCCGGACCGGTTTCTGGCTGTGGTCGAATCGGTGCCGACGCCTGATGGAGCGGCGCTCAATAACCTCTATGCATGGTGGGCGTCGCACTCTTAGTGGGAATGTCCAGCGCCAATTGCTGGTTGCGACGCCAACGCGGGCGCCTGCTGTTGACCTGAGAGCAGGGGGTGCAAGCGGATGTCGTTGACCCAGGCCGGTCCGTGTAGAGCTCGAGCAGACCACAGCGCGATCGCCACGGTGGCCGGGCCCGCCAGCTGAAGCGGTACGCACCGCTCACCGTAGGCGAAGGTCACTGTGCGCGAAGGCAAGTCAGGATAGAACTCGCTGACGTAGCCGAACCAGAAGTCGATGAACGTGCCGTCGGAGCGACTGCACATCAGCCTCTCGTCGGTGACGATGACCGTGCAGGGGTGCTGTTCGCGCCACTGCGGGACCTCATCACGCTCGGCTTGCTTGCGGCGTCGACTGTTGGTGATCCCTTGCGCCGCGAGCATTCCGGCCATCAGTAGCGGGCTACCCATGACGAAGGTCGAGGATCGCTGGTAGCTTCCGTCGCCGGCCACAAGCCGGCTGGAGATCGCGGTAGTGCAGAGCCGGGCGTGCTCGTCGGGGCCCAAGATTGGGCCGTACACGGCGATCGACGGGGCCGGTCGACCGGAGGCCAACGCCACCGCGCACCCCCGGGCATACTCCCACCACGGGTCGCGGACAACGAGTTCTACGCTCATCTGATCATCACCATCCCAGCCGTCGAGCGATCTGAATAGCGGGAGACTAGCGCCGGGGTACGACAAGCTGTGGCGGCGTCACGGGCAGCGTCCACGTCGCGGGAGAATGCTCGATGAACATCAGAGGCAGGGGGGGAAAGCCGTCCGGCCCGTGACGCCGCTCCCACGCTAACACCGCGCCGGGACAGTTTTTGGCGATCTCGACGCCAGCGATCGAGGCGCCGACGTGAACGGTCCGAGAACGTGGCGCGGTGTTCACGCCCGCTGCCTTCACTCCCCCGAACCGGGGCGATGGTGGTCGCTCTGGCGAGGCGCACGAGCGCTGCTGCTGACACTTCCATGCCCTCTCCCCCATCGCAGTTCGATCCCACGGTCACATCTCGGTGTAAGGCCGGCGTCGGAGCTGCTAGATCGACGACCTTGATCATCGATGGTACACCCATTGCATTATCAGATGTTCTCGTGTTGCATGATTTGACTTTTTCAGCCATGTCGATCCGGGCCGCTCTGTCGGGAGTGCGGTGCTTGCGGGCGTCCGGGTCAGAGGCTGCGCTCATCGGTATCGTTGCCGCGTTCACGCTGCCGGTCGTGATCGTGAGCGTGTCGCTCCATTCGGTATTCGGATGCGCGGTGGCGTTCGACGAGGCGTTGGGCGGCGCGGTAGCTCTCGGGGTCGACGAGGCCGGCGTCGGCGATCAGCGCGGGCGTGGGGTTGATGTGCAGTGTCCACCCAGGTTGGCGTCCCGCTTCGAGCAGGCGGTCCCGTGCTGCCGCCGATGCCGCTTGTGCTGCCTCGCTTTGGGCTTCCAAGCGGAGTTGCGCGGTGAGGGTGTCGAGTTCGAGGCGTTTGTCGGCCAGTTCCTCGGCGTGCTCGAAATCCCCGAGGCTGGTGCTGTCGTAGTCGTCGAGTTCGCTTTGGAGGGTGGCTGCTCGCCGTTGCAGTCGCGTGTTGAAGTGGGGAATGTCCTTGTAGGCGTTCTCCATTCGCTGTAGTAGGCCGCGCGCCTTGGTGATGTGGCTGGTTCCCTCGGCTCTGGGCACTGTGGCGAATAGGTCGGCTTCCTCGATGCCGACGGTGGTTGAGGGCACGTCGAAGGTGAGTTGCAATTCCCCTTTGAGGTAGCTGCGCCGCGCGGTGATGCTGATTCCGTTGACGGCGGCATCCAGGGGCCGGGTGGTGAAACTGGACTTGTCTCGGAGCGCGGCGTAGGCCTCGCGGCAGGCCGCGGCGAAGGGGACTGCCGCCTCGCTGCGTTCGGCGAAGGGCCGGCCGGCCACGGTCACGGTGGGTGCTTGGTCTGCGTGAGCGCTGATCGTCTCTACCGCCGGGGCCAGGGTGGCGAGTTCTTCGTGTGTTCGCGTGAGTTCGCGTTCGGTGTCTTGGCGTTGGTGGCGGCGCCGTGTCTCGGCGTCGCGGTGGGCGGATTCGAGCGCGGAGAGTCGTTTGACGTCGTCGGCGAGTTGGACCTGCTTGATGTAGCGGGGGTCTCCGGTGGCGATGGCTTTGGTTTCGGCGGCGGCATCGGAGATGTCTCCTCCCCCGAGGTCTTCGATTTCGTCGATGTCGACTTCGCCGCGTTTGATCTGTTCGATGAAGCGGGCTTTGGCTTCGACCTTCTGCCACATCACCGTGTCGTAGGACCCTTCGGTGACGTAGTTGACGATGTCGACCTCGGGGTTCTGGTTGCCTTGCCGAATGATGCGCCCCTCGCGTTGTTCTAGGTCGGCGGGCCGCCAGGGAACATCGACGTGGTGCAGCGCGCGCAGCCGGGTTTGGACGTTGGTGCCGGTTCCCATTTTCTCGGTGGACCCGATCAACACCGAGATCTCCCCGGTGCGGCACCGTTGCGCCAAGTTCAGCTTGTCCGCCGGTTTGACCGCGTCATGGATGAACGCGATGGATTCTTTGGGCATGCCACGCGCGACGAGCTCGTCGCGGATCGCGGCGTAGATGGTGAATTGGCGGGGGTCCTTCGACGGGGTGCCGCGGTCGCAGAACACGATCTGGAAGGCCCCGCGGATCGGCATCTCTTGCCCGGTTTCGGGGTCGCGGTAGACGTTGTCGATGTTGGCGCGGTGCAGCGCCATGATGTTGTCAGCGACTTCGGTGGCGCGGGAGACCGCTGGCGCGTCCAGGTGCGCAAGCCGCGGGTCCAGGGAGACGTTGCGGCCGTCGTTGGCGATCTTGAGCTGGTTGTCGACGTCGGGCCGCTTGGGGTCGAGGTGATCGAGGCGCCAGCCCAAGTCGGTGATGAAGTCTTTGACCTCCTGGGACGGGGTGATGCTCACGACTCGTCGGCGATCCCCGGCCAGGTGTGGCAGTTCCACGGGCACTTGGTCGCGGGTGACGACGTCGGTGAAGATCGACGACAGGGCCAGCAGTTCGGGGAGGTTGCAGAACTTTCCGACTCTGGTCACGGTCCGCAGGCTGGTGCCGGTGGCGTTGACTTCCACGGTGCTCACTGGGGCGGTGAAGGTGGCACCCCAGTCGTTGATGTCGGCGACACCGGCGGCGGCGAGTAGGTCCGGGCGCAGGTAGTTCTGCATGACCCAGAGCTCACCGAGGGAGTTGGCTACGGGTGTTCCGGTGGCGAAGGTGGCGACGCGCTCGACGACCTGGTCGGGTCGCAGGCCGGCGGCGCGGCCCTCGTCGTGGCGTCGTCGCCGCAGTACTTCCAGTTTCATGGCGAGGTCTTCGGCGCGCTGCGCGGCCGCCGCGCAGGACAATTCCTCGATGTTGCTCAGGCGCCCTTTGTTTTTGTACATGTGAGCTTCGTCGATAAACAGGTAATCGCCACCGGATTCTTCGAACCTGAGCCCGGTGTCTTTGCGCTCCTGCTTGGTCAGCTCGCTCAGGCGCGTGGCGAGCCGTTTCTTCTGCTGCTCGACGCGCTTTTTGCTCACTGAGGTTTCTGCGCGTTCAGCATGCTTCTCTAGCTCATCGAGCTGGCGTTGCACGTAGTCGATGTGGGTGTCTTCGCTGACACCGATTGCGGTGAACAGGCTTTGGGGCATGATGACCATGTCCCAGTCAGTGGTCGCTGATTGGGCAACGAAGCGGCGACGGCCGTCGGGGTCGGTGCCGGCGTTGCCGAGCAGGATGCGCGCCGCCGGGTACCACTGGGCGGCTTCGCGGCCGACTTGTTCCACGATGTGGTTGGGAACCACGATCCATGGCTGCTTGCACAAGCCTAAACGCTTGAGCTCCATCGCACCCATCAAAGTCGACCCAGTCTTGCCGGCGCCCACGGTGTGGCTTAAAAGCGTTGTGGGCTCAGCGATTATCCTCGCAACGGCATCGCGTTGGTAGTAGTGCGGTTCGAACCGGTCTGACAGTCCCGGCAGGGTGAGCTTGTCGCCGCGGTGTTTCGGGGCGACAAGGCTGTTGAACCGCTTGTTGAACTCGGCGACGAGTTCCTCGCGGCGGGCCTCGTCATCGAAGATCCATTTCTGGAATTCCTCGGTGATCTTGGTGGCTTTGGCTTGGGCGGCGAAGGTGGCCTCGAAGTCGATGCTGGGGCCGCCGGTTTCAGCGACTTCCTCCGCGGGGCGGTGGACGGTGATCGACTTGGAGTTGCACAGCGCATCGAGCAGCTCGATGGCGTCTTTGTGTGCGGTGCCCCAGGTTTCGGTCATCATGACCGATCCCCGTTGATAGCGTGCACATTCCACCGACCAGGTACCGCCGACGTGGTCGGCGACCACGGTGTCGGCGCCGAAGGTTTCGCGGGCGAATTGGGCGACGTATTTGGCGTCGATCCACGG contains these protein-coding regions:
- a CDS encoding serine/threonine-protein kinase; translation: MSEPESVPDRPEEIGGYRIDRVLGRGGMSVVYLGWHPTFGQWAALKVLPQALAGNPAVRARFEQEGETTARLAHPNVVAIYARGETQDGQLWIAMQYVEGTTAEAAVQDGAMTPARALGVISEVAEVLDYAHRCGVVHQDVKPSNILLGERSDGRERIVLADFGAAVILSTTAEREPGGALVASFAYTAPEVITGETAIDGRADVYSLACTFFRLVTGSVPFPGHSTAAAMANAHVEQAAPPISELAPWAPAALDEVVSKALAKRPEDRYATAGEFAAAATRALSPSPRPSPTPPTLPPRVSVTPAPFSSPVRRVSRRSMIVAGAAVAVLLAAVLVWLTVSGSDDDVVAAGPAPTTRTSAPPPRKIVLPNGYLPGVCTPGEPTDPGTEVIMSCGPNQDPGGPISGTYSLARDASALQATLARVIATATTVVCPGNMQSPGPWRRLADPATPKGTLFCGIAADGRPLIAWTFDPDRFLAVVESVPTPDGAALNNLYAWWASHS
- a CDS encoding helicase-related protein, which gives rise to MPAPAAAQDSAAPALPVVEASAQPFALTTDIRVPSGTKARIHANLAAIDILERLNREGGRTATTAEKEVLSTWSGWGACAELFDRRNDTYATEREQLRQTVGPDAYRAAEASILNAHYTDPLIAAAMWDALRQAGLHNGRVLEPGCGAGTFIGLAPKDAVMVGVDNDTVTAAIAAALYPHAQIRAEGFETTRVPADSFVATIGNVPFGNFTLIDPAHNPGRFSIHNHFINKAISLTAPGGYVTVLTSRYTLDSLDSRARRAMAAKADLLGAVRLPSNAFKRVAGTEVITDIVVLRRKDADQAADEDLIRWIGTEDIPFEGIEHLVDRDVFDPEKSGDAFHVNEYFLNHPDHVLGAYALGQGIHGSATLKVVGEQSTREALAEQIRQRLSDIVDNALSLDKGLTATADSLIEVDDSVFDAGLFTAAERAEQPPMDTLRYHAPTDSVQRWSGHSWEEQRTPKSRLRETRTLIELRDAATAVIASQRDDQPREVREQLRAHLNKLYDGYVAKHGPVNRFKWIYPTPPTQESHDRKVAKAEEAWRKSRGTDGVPYRGPVPEHLLEEWSHKAWEPGSPYKRRPHLDGGMKYDPRWANVAALEIFNEQTGEAVKAPIFSVDVLNVRAVPDTAATVEDALAISIDQYQRIDIAYIAELLGTDQAAAAEQLRGLAYPSLDDPDELVPAATALSGNVREKLAAATAAAERDPAYQDYVTALRDVVPRDKEASQIKTRPGAPWIDAKYVAQFARETFGADTVVADHVGGTWSVECARYQRGSVMMTETWGTAHKDAIELLDALCNSKSITVHRPAEEVAETGGPSIDFEATFAAQAKATKITEEFQKWIFDDEARREELVAEFNKRFNSLVAPKHRGDKLTLPGLSDRFEPHYYQRDAVARIIAEPTTLLSHTVGAGKTGSTLMGAMELKRLGLCKQPWIVVPNHIVEQVGREAAQWYPAARILLGNAGTDPDGRRRFVAQSATTDWDMVIMPQSLFTAIGVSEDTHIDYVQRQLDELEKHAERAETSVSKKRVEQQKKRLATRLSELTKQERKDTGLRFEESGGDYLFIDEAHMYKNKGRLSNIEELSCAAAAQRAEDLAMKLEVLRRRRHDEGRAAGLRPDQVVERVATFATGTPVANSLGELWVMQNYLRPDLLAAAGVADINDWGATFTAPVSTVEVNATGTSLRTVTRVGKFCNLPELLALSSIFTDVVTRDQVPVELPHLAGDRRRVVSITPSQEVKDFITDLGWRLDHLDPKRPDVDNQLKIANDGRNVSLDPRLAHLDAPAVSRATEVADNIMALHRANIDNVYRDPETGQEMPIRGAFQIVFCDRGTPSKDPRQFTIYAAIRDELVARGMPKESIAFIHDAVKPADKLNLAQRCRTGEISVLIGSTEKMGTGTNVQTRLRALHHVDVPWRPADLEQREGRIIRQGNQNPEVDIVNYVTEGSYDTVMWQKVEAKARFIEQIKRGEVDIDEIEDLGGGDISDAAAETKAIATGDPRYIKQVQLADDVKRLSALESAHRDAETRRRHQRQDTERELTRTHEELATLAPAVETISAHADQAPTVTVAGRPFAERSEAAVPFAAACREAYAALRDKSSFTTRPLDAAVNGISITARRSYLKGELQLTFDVPSTTVGIEEADLFATVPRAEGTSHITKARGLLQRMENAYKDIPHFNTRLQRRAATLQSELDDYDSTSLGDFEHAEELADKRLELDTLTAQLRLEAQSEAAQAASAAARDRLLEAGRQPGWTLHINPTPALIADAGLVDPESYRAAQRLVERHRASEYRMERHAHDHDRQRERGNDTDERSL